From Alphaproteobacteria bacterium, a single genomic window includes:
- a CDS encoding ABC transporter substrate-binding protein, with protein MSIQRILWTGLFVFCVYAPDGQAAGPKAKEKEDITDVSVKFIQGLGDKATKLLTSPTITDEERDNRFKMLFKENFAVEGIGRFVLARYWKRATKEEKTEFLELFKEMVTDTYAARFGQYKQEKFEISKTRGKGDGGVLVMSNIIRSEGNKPITVHWLVYKLKGELKVFDVIVEGISLGVTQRSEYGAIIQRQGGKIEGLLAELRKKLGKK; from the coding sequence ATGAGCATTCAACGCATTCTCTGGACAGGACTATTTGTATTTTGTGTGTATGCGCCAGATGGCCAGGCAGCAGGACCAAAAGCAAAGGAAAAAGAAGATATAACTGATGTCTCTGTAAAGTTTATCCAGGGTCTTGGAGATAAGGCGACGAAGCTTTTGACCTCTCCGACAATTACGGACGAAGAGCGAGATAATCGTTTCAAAATGCTCTTTAAGGAAAATTTTGCAGTAGAGGGGATAGGACGTTTTGTTCTTGCACGTTATTGGAAACGCGCGACCAAAGAGGAAAAAACAGAGTTCTTAGAGCTCTTTAAAGAGATGGTGACGGATACGTATGCGGCTCGATTTGGGCAATATAAACAAGAGAAATTTGAAATTTCAAAGACGCGTGGCAAGGGTGACGGTGGTGTTCTCGTCATGAGTAACATTATTCGTTCCGAAGGGAATAAGCCCATAACGGTCCATTGGCTTGTGTACAAGTTAAAGGGGGAACTCAAAGTATTTGATGTGATTGTAGAAGGGATAAGTTTGGGTGTTACCCAAAGATCCGAATATGGTGCTATCATCCAGCGCCAGGGCGGAAAAATCGAAGGCTTACTGGCCGAACTGCGGAAGAAATTGGGGAAGAAGTAG